In Klebsiella aerogenes, the DNA window GAAGAAGCTTTCGCTCGCGCCGATGAACTGACCGAGCGCGCCGCGCTGGCTGGGGCAGTCAATACGCTTAAAAGGTTGGATGATGGTAGACTGCTCGGTGATAACACTGACGGTATCGGTCTATTAAGTGATTTAGAGCGTTTGGGGTTTATCAAGCCAGGAATGCGGATTTTATTGATTGGCGCCGGTGGCGCGGCGCGCGGCGTACTGCTGCCGCTGCTCTCTTTGGATTGCGCCGTCACGATTGTAAACCGTACTTTTTCCCGCGCCCATGAACTGGCGGCGCTGTTTGCTCATACTGGTAGCGTTAGCGCATTGCCATTAGATAATCTGGAAGGTCACCCATTCGATCTCATCATTAATGCCACCTCCAGCGGCATTAATGGCGATATCCCCTCGATCTCTCCTACGTTAATTCACTCTGATGTCTACTGTTATGACATGTTTTATCAGAAAGGCAGCACGCCGTTTCTGCAATGGTGTCAGCAACATGGGGCGAAAAAACACGCGGATGGATTAGGTATGCTGGTGGCTCAGGCTGCCCATGCCGTTCTACTGTGGCACGGTGTATTACCGGAAATCGCACCAGTGATTGCTGTGTTACATCAGGAGTTGAATGCGTGAATCAGGCGATTCAATTCCCGGATAGAGAAGAGTGGAGCGCCGAGCGCCAGTGTGTGGCTTTCCCTGCACTGGTTAACGGTATGCAGCTCACTTGCGCTATTCGGGGCGAGACACTGCAACAGCGATTTGGCGGTGATGAGCCAGCACAGTGGCTGGCTGCATTTAGTGAACACCGCTGGGATCTGGAGGACGAAGCGGAAGCGTTGATCCGCGACCAGCAAGAAGATCCTCAAGGTTGGGTTTGGTTATCCTGATCCAGATAATCGTCTTTCCATTTCACATAGTTGTTAGCTGAGTACTTCAGCCCCGCATATTCCGCCTCCGTCAGGGGGCGAATCTGTTTTACCGGATTGCCAAAGTAGAGATATCCGCTTTCCAGACGCTTGTTTTGCGGTACCAGGCTGCCAGCGCCGATCATGACATCATCCTCGACAATGACGCCGTCCAGCAGGATTGAACCCATTCCCACCAGTATGCGATCGCCAATAGTGCAGCCGTGCAACATGACTTTATGCCCGACAGTGACATCTTCTCCGATAATCAGCGGATTACCCTGCGGGTTATAAGAAGACTTATGTGTAACATGCAGTACGCTGGCGTCCTGAATATTAGAACGGGCGCCGATCGTTACATAGTTCACATCGCCTCGAATAGCGACCAGTGGCCAAATGCTCACATCGTCGGCAATTCTGACGTCGCCGATCACCACGCTACTGGGATCCACCATCACTCGCAGGCCGATTTGTGGGAATAAATCTTTATAAGGACGTAAATGATTGGACATGACTGCCTCTACAACAGGGGAGATAAACAGACTTTGGTGGCTTTTTGGCGCACTCGCAACCCCTTTTTCTGGTAAAAATTGAACGATTTGCACAATAACAGCGCGAAAAGCGCGAAAAAACATCATTCAGAAAAAAAGATCGAAAAAAGGCTTGTGCAAAAAACTGGGATCCCTATAATGCGCTCCCACTGACACGGCAGATGTGAATCACTTCACACAAACAGCCGGTTCGGTTGAAGAGAAAAATTCTGAAATTCAGGGTTGACTCTGAAAGAGGAAAGCGTAATATACGCCACCTCGCGACAGAGCGCTAAAGCGCGTCGCACCTGCTCTTTAACAATTTATCAGACAATCTGTGTGGGCACTCAAAGTGACATGGATTCTTAACGTCCTCGGACGAAAAATGAATACCAAGTCTCTGAGTGAACATACGTAATTCATTACGAAGTTTAATTCACGAGCATCAAACTTAAATTGAAGAGTTTGATCATGGCTCAGATTGAACGCTGGCGGCAGGCCTAACACATGCAAGTCGAGCGGTAGCACAGAGAGCTTGCTCTCGGGTGACGAGCGGCGGACGGGTGAGTAATGTCTGGGAAACTGCCTGATGGAGGGGGATAACTACTGGAAACGGTAGCTAATACCGCATAACGTCGCAAGACCAAAGTGGGGGACCTTCGGGCCTCATGCCATCAGATGTGCCCAGATGGGATTAGCTAGTAGGTGGGGTAATGGCTCACCTAGGCGACGATCCCTAGCTGGTCTGAGAGGATGACCAGCCACACTGGAACTGAGACACGGTCCAGACTCCTACGGGAGGCAGCAGTGGGGAATATTGCACAATGGGCGCAAGCCTGATGCAGCCATGCCGCGTGTATGAAGAAGGCCTTCGGGTTGTAAAGTACTTTCAGCGAGGAGGAAGGCGCTGAGGTTAATAACCTCAGCGATTGACGTTACTCGCAGAAGAAGCACCGGCTAACTCCGTGCCAGCAGCCGCGGTAATACGGAGGGTGCAAGCGTTAATCGGAATTACTGGGCGTAAAGCGCACGCAGGCGGTCTGTCAAGTCGGATGTGAAATCCCCGGGCTCAACCTGGGAACTGCATTCGAAACTGGCAGGCTAGAGTCTTGTAGAGGGGGGTAGAATTCCAGGTGTAGCGGTGAAATGCGTAGAGATCTGGAGGAATACCGGTGGCGAAGGCGGCCCCCTGGACAAAGACTGACGCTCAGGTGCGAAAGCGTGGGGAGCAAACAGGATTAGATACCCTGGTAGTCCACGCCGTAAACGATGTCGACTTGGAGGTTGTGCCCTTGAGGCGTGGCTTCCGGAGCTAACGCGTTAAGTCGACCGCCTGGGGAGTACGGCCGCAAGGTTAAAACTCAAATGAATTGACGGGGGCCCGCACAAGCGGTGGAGCATGTGGTTTAATTCGATGCAACGCGAAGAACCTTACCTACTCTTGACATCCAGAGAACTTAGCAGAGATGCTTTGGTGCCTTCGGGAACTCTGAGACAGGTGCTGCATGGCTGTCGTCAGCTCGTGTTGTGAAATGTTGGGTTAAGTCCCGCAACGAGCGCAACCCTTATCCTTTGTTGCCAGCGGTCCGGCCGGGAACTCAAAGGAGACTGCCAGTGATAAACTGGAGGAAGGTGGGGATGACGTCAAGTCATCATGGCCCTTACGAGTAGGGCTACACACGTGCTACAATGGCATATACAAAGAGAAGCGACCTCGCGAGAGCAAGCGGACCTCATAAAGTATGTCGTAGTCCGGATTGGAGTCTGCAACTCGACTCCATGAAGTCGGAATCGCTAGTAATCGTAGATCAGAATGCTACGGTGAATACGTTCCCGGGCCTTGTACACACCGCCCGTCACACCATGGGAGTGGGTTGCAAAAGAAGTAGGTAGCTTAACCTTCGGGAGGGCGCTTACCACTTTGTGATTCATGACTGGGGTGAAGTCGTAACAAGGTAACCGTAGGGGAACCTGCGGTTGGATCACCTCCTTACCTGAAAGAACCTGCCTTTGTAGTGTCCACA includes these proteins:
- the aroE gene encoding shikimate dehydrogenase, with the translated sequence METFAVFGNPIAHSKSPSIHRLFAEQLQIEHPYGRVLAPLHDFTNTLDAFFNEGGKGANVTVPFKEEAFARADELTERAALAGAVNTLKRLDDGRLLGDNTDGIGLLSDLERLGFIKPGMRILLIGAGGAARGVLLPLLSLDCAVTIVNRTFSRAHELAALFAHTGSVSALPLDNLEGHPFDLIINATSSGINGDIPSISPTLIHSDVYCYDMFYQKGSTPFLQWCQQHGAKKHADGLGMLVAQAAHAVLLWHGVLPEIAPVIAVLHQELNA
- a CDS encoding gamma carbonic anhydrase family protein, with amino-acid sequence MSNHLRPYKDLFPQIGLRVMVDPSSVVIGDVRIADDVSIWPLVAIRGDVNYVTIGARSNIQDASVLHVTHKSSYNPQGNPLIIGEDVTVGHKVMLHGCTIGDRILVGMGSILLDGVIVEDDVMIGAGSLVPQNKRLESGYLYFGNPVKQIRPLTEAEYAGLKYSANNYVKWKDDYLDQDNQTQP
- a CDS encoding DUF1488 domain-containing protein yields the protein MNQAIQFPDREEWSAERQCVAFPALVNGMQLTCAIRGETLQQRFGGDEPAQWLAAFSEHRWDLEDEAEALIRDQQEDPQGWVWLS